AATAAACATGACCGATGCATAGCCATGCGCCACAGGAATAGGAGAACAAAATACTTGGGAGTCTTATCAATGAACTTGGCTGGAACTGATTGTGTTTTGTTAGTAAATTTGTCTAGTTCCTTACTGGTGCAAGTCCTGTATCGTCTCACTTCGATTCATTTTCATAAAGGATTTTGTAAAGTTTCAAAAATTGATAAAGGAACAGTTCCTGCTGATGCAGTTTCTTCTGCAATGAATAGTCAAAGACTGAACTGCATACAGTTTAAAGACTGAACTGAAGTAGGTTTATATACTTTCCAATCTAGTTAAAGTTTCTTCTGCAGTGACTAGTCAAAATTTGTCACATATGCAACAACATGCTTCATACAAAACTTCAAATTGCAAACCAATGAGTTCCTAGGAATCAGATAAATTCAAGCTCATAAAAATTTTGTGGAAAGAATTGCTGAAACCATCTAATTTCAACAAAGAAGAACTCCAAATTATACTATTATACTCCGGTTATCCAAACAACCATGAGACAGATTGAACTAGAGAAGAACTCTAAAATTATACAGGTATATATGAAGAAGGAGATGAACATAATGACAAGGAACACATTTGTTCCGAATCGACATTGTTGGTTTTACTCATTGTACAGAAAGCTCGAACGCAGCCGAAACTTACATTTATGAAGTTGTCGATTCTTAAATAACTAATTTCTTATACAGGCATACTTTAATGAATTAGGAAGCGGAACATCAAAAAGAAGAGAAGGAACAATAACATATAAGCGAAACTGAAGAGTTATAAGCAGAATTCATACTAACGCATCAGCACCAGCAACAATCTCCAATATCTCACCAGTAATCTTAGCTTGACGCCTTCGGTTAAACTGTGTTGAAAGAGCTTTCTTCAAATCACTTGCATTATCAGATGCACTGCTCATGGCACTCATCCTGGCTGCAAGCTCACTAGCTAAAGATTCCTGTAATGCCCTCAAAATTTGACTGTTTAAATACAAAGGCAGAAGTGCATCAAGAATCTGAACTGGGTCTTGCTCAAATTGAATGATAGGTGAAAAATCAATTGTTTTAGTTCGCACTACATCCCTTTCGACAGTCAATTTTCCTTCTTTGGTAGTCAAGCGGAAAAGCTCATCGTCTGCTGCATCAACACATGTTCCATTGATATCACAAATTTCTCCTTTAGGCGAAAGTGGAAGCAGTGTATGAATGACTGGATCTGATTTCACTAGAGAAACAAACTTAGTGTATAAAAGTTCGACTTTATCGACTTCTTCACTAataaacaacgaaaacacatcaTCTGCAATAGCTTGAGCTTCTTTAGTAGTAGGAAGATTTCCACCATCAAGGTATTTATCAACAGGAATATAAGGTCTACGAGAGAAATAAGTATTTCCCTTTTTCCCGACACTAATAATAGTGTATTGCAAACCAAGACTCTTCAATTCTGCAATTCTAGCTTCAGCTTTTTTCAAGAGCTGATTATTGAAACCACCACAAAGACCTcgatcaccagtaacaacaactaaTGCAACTTTCTTAACAGGACGAACAGTTGTTAAAGGAATATCAACATCTTCATTCTGAAGTTGTTCATTAAGACTGTAAAGTACTTCAACTAGGGTTTCAGAAAAGGGTCTACCACTTACCACTGCTTCCTGAGCTCTTCTAACTTTCGCAGCAGCCACAAGCTTCATTGCTTCAGTAATCTTCTGGGTATTGGTTACAGAACCAATACGGTCACGGAGTTCACGAAGATTGCAACTAATTTGAGATGAAGATCGAGATGACGGGGTTGTTGAATTGTAAGTTGGGAGACAAAATGGGTTTAGGGCAGATCTAAATGAGAGTGCAGATGGATCAGAGAGACTTGATTTTGAAGAGACCAACATGGTTAGATTTGAGCAAGACATGATTTTTGCTGGGTTTTTTTTGCTCTCCACAGATTCACAGAGAGAAGAGGAAGGAGAAAGGGGAGATGAGAGTTGTTTTGGGGATTTTGGGTCTGTGCTTGGAGGGAAATGAGAGGTAGAGGGGGGTGGGAGATTTGGATTGGGTTTTTAGGGATAAGGATTTTATTGACCGTTGGAGATT
Above is a genomic segment from Papaver somniferum cultivar HN1 chromosome 10, ASM357369v1, whole genome shotgun sequence containing:
- the LOC113317791 gene encoding ATP synthase gamma chain, chloroplastic-like, with amino-acid sequence MSCSNLTMLVSSKSSLSDPSALSFRSALNPFCLPTYNSTTPSSRSSSQISCNLRELRDRIGSVTNTQKITEAMKLVAAAKVRRAQEAVVSGRPFSETLVEVLYSLNEQLQNEDVDIPLTTVRPVKKVALVVVTGDRGLCGGFNNQLLKKAEARIAELKSLGLQYTIISVGKKGNTYFSRRPYIPVDKYLDGGNLPTTKEAQAIADDVFSLFISEEVDKVELLYTKFVSLVKSDPVIHTLLPLSPKGEICDINGTCVDAADDELFRLTTKEGKLTVERDVVRTKTIDFSPIIQFEQDPVQILDALLPLYLNSQILRALQESLASELAARMSAMSSASDNASDLKKALSTQFNRRRQAKITGEILEIVAGADALV